In Chryseobacterium turcicum, a single window of DNA contains:
- the tnpA gene encoding IS200/IS605 family transposase, with translation MDNENSTQLRTRQGSILKQTQMGTYRQIFYHIVFGTKYRKPTINEKNEAELYKYIWGILNNKKCKLYRINRMPEHIHILCDLHPNINLSSLVKDIKVASNLWMKESRLFDEFEGWQEGYGAFTISVKEKEIIINYIKNQKEHHKKETFEDEFKRLLEENGIKFEGEII, from the coding sequence ATGGATAATGAAAATTCAACACAATTAAGAACCCGACAGGGTTCAATTTTAAAACAAACACAAATGGGAACATACAGGCAAATATTCTATCATATTGTTTTCGGAACAAAATATAGAAAACCAACAATTAATGAAAAGAACGAAGCAGAGCTTTACAAATATATTTGGGGTATTTTAAACAATAAAAAATGTAAATTATACAGAATTAATAGGATGCCAGAGCACATTCATATATTATGTGACTTACATCCAAATATAAATCTCAGCAGTTTGGTAAAAGATATTAAAGTAGCATCAAACTTATGGATGAAAGAATCGAGGTTATTCGATGAGTTCGAAGGATGGCAGGAAGGTTATGGAGCATTTACAATTTCGGTAAAAGAAAAGGAAATTATTATCAATTATATTAAAAATCAAAAAGAACATCATAAGAAAGAGACCTTTGAAGATGAATTTAAAAGACTATTAGAAGAAAACGGGATTAAATTTGAAGGAGAAATTATTTGA
- a CDS encoding AMP-binding protein translates to MNADNLFKQSIENKEQFWKEQAQEISWFKFPETIISKDENEYSQWFTDGKLNMSYLCIDKHIEDGFGEEIAIIYDSPVTNQKKKYTFNQAKEEISKLAGGLVSLGLKKGDTTVIYMPMIPQTLFAMLACARIGVIHNVVFGGFAPHELVIRIDDCKPKALITATAGIEIAKRIPYLPLVEKAIELAQDKVDNIIVFNRKLVENQDEMFEGIIDYEELVSTSEPADCVSVESNHPLYLLYTSGTTGKPKGITRDTGGYATALKFSMKYIYGIEPGETFWAASDFGWAVGHSYTVYGPLINRNTTIIFEGKPIMTPDAGTFWRIISEYKVSAMFTAPTAIRAIKKEDPNGELIKKYDLSNFKKQFLAGERCDVATLDWFEKHIGVPAIDHWWQTESGWPMLGLMTFNNDYKIKRAAAGKPIPGYDIKIFDENGYELNEHKEGYLVIKLPLPPGALLGVWNDYERFEKSYLSQYKGYYFSGDGAIKDEDGYIFITGRVDDVINVAGHRLSTSEMEEIVSSHPDVAECAVVGIDDDLRGQVPFATVVLKNGSEISEENVEKEIILKVREKIGAVAFLKSVMVAKRLPKTRSGKILRKLIRTIIDGKDFQIPSTIDDEKIIEEIQEKFKNYTDKK, encoded by the coding sequence ATGAACGCAGATAACTTATTTAAACAAAGCATAGAAAATAAAGAGCAATTTTGGAAAGAACAAGCTCAGGAAATTTCGTGGTTTAAGTTTCCCGAAACAATTATTTCTAAGGACGAAAACGAGTACAGTCAATGGTTTACTGATGGAAAGCTGAATATGTCTTATCTCTGTATCGACAAACATATTGAAGATGGTTTCGGGGAAGAAATTGCTATCATTTATGATTCTCCAGTGACTAATCAGAAGAAAAAATACACTTTTAACCAAGCTAAAGAAGAAATTTCAAAACTAGCAGGTGGATTGGTTTCTTTAGGTTTAAAAAAAGGCGACACGACGGTAATTTATATGCCAATGATTCCACAGACACTTTTCGCGATGTTGGCTTGCGCAAGAATCGGCGTGATTCATAATGTTGTCTTTGGAGGTTTTGCACCTCACGAATTAGTTATAAGAATTGATGACTGTAAACCAAAAGCTTTGATTACAGCCACCGCAGGTATTGAAATCGCCAAGCGAATTCCCTATTTACCTTTAGTAGAAAAAGCCATTGAATTGGCCCAGGATAAAGTTGACAACATTATCGTTTTTAATCGAAAATTAGTTGAGAATCAGGACGAAATGTTTGAAGGAATTATCGATTACGAGGAATTAGTTTCAACATCAGAACCTGCAGATTGTGTTTCTGTAGAATCAAATCATCCTTTATATTTACTCTACACTTCCGGAACAACCGGAAAACCCAAAGGAATCACAAGAGACACAGGTGGTTATGCAACCGCCTTAAAATTCTCCATGAAATATATTTACGGAATCGAACCGGGAGAAACCTTCTGGGCAGCTTCTGATTTTGGTTGGGCAGTAGGCCACAGCTACACTGTTTATGGACCTTTAATTAATAGAAATACTACCATTATTTTTGAAGGAAAACCTATCATGACTCCTGATGCTGGAACTTTTTGGAGAATAATATCAGAATATAAAGTTTCAGCAATGTTTACAGCACCCACCGCAATAAGGGCTATAAAAAAAGAAGACCCGAATGGCGAATTGATTAAAAAATATGATTTATCAAATTTCAAAAAGCAGTTTTTAGCTGGCGAAAGATGTGATGTTGCAACTTTAGATTGGTTTGAAAAACATATCGGAGTTCCCGCCATCGACCATTGGTGGCAAACAGAATCCGGATGGCCGATGTTAGGTTTAATGACTTTTAATAATGATTATAAAATTAAAAGAGCTGCCGCCGGAAAACCAATTCCTGGATATGATATTAAAATTTTTGATGAAAACGGTTACGAACTAAACGAACATAAAGAAGGGTATTTAGTCATCAAACTTCCACTTCCGCCAGGTGCACTTTTAGGAGTGTGGAATGATTATGAAAGATTTGAAAAGTCCTATTTATCACAATATAAAGGCTACTATTTTTCAGGAGATGGTGCGATAAAAGATGAAGATGGATATATTTTCATCACAGGCCGAGTGGATGATGTCATCAACGTGGCAGGACACCGACTTTCCACTTCCGAAATGGAGGAAATCGTTTCCTCTCATCCTGATGTTGCAGAATGTGCTGTAGTGGGAATTGACGATGATTTGCGCGGGCAAGTTCCTTTCGCAACCGTTGTTTTGAAAAATGGCTCGGAAATTTCAGAAGAAAATGTAGAAAAAGAAATTATTCTAAAAGTAAGAGAAAAAATCGGAGCAGTAGCTTTTCTCAAATCTGTCATGGTTGCAAAACGTTTACCTAAAACACGTTCAGGAAAGATTTTAAGAAAACTCATCAGAACGATTATTGATGGGAAAGATTTTCAGATTCCATCGACAATTGATGATGAGAAGATTATTGAAGAAATTCAGGAAAAATTCAAAAACTACACAGACAAAAAATAA
- a CDS encoding MFS transporter encodes MSEQHHDTYENMTDKQKNRTIWSVITASSLGTLIEWYDFYIFGSLAVVLATKFFPADNPTAAFLSTLATFAAGFVVRPFGALFFGRLGDIIGRKYTFLVTLLIMGLSTFLIGCIPGYETIGYLAPVLVLILRLLQGLALGGEYGGAATYVAEYSQPHRRGYWTSWIQTTATAGLFISLIVILITKNTLSADEFDSWGWRVPFWISILMVGVSYFIRKNMKESPLFAKAKSEGKTSKNPLKESFGNKFNFKFVLLALFGAAMGQGVIWYTGQFYAMSFLQKVMNINSMQVDYLMATALLMGTPFFVFFGWLSDKIGRKAIMMTGMLVAILAYRPIYDAMYKSVNIEAKTVASDGIKETRTAVIHKTIASDSIITFHKETAFTDGTLIKKDSIVHWSAKGPVMTNGKAEEPKVSTAITLNDDTRWYLVFLVFVQVLFVTMVYGPIAAFLVEMFPVRIRYTSMSLPYHIGNGVFGGLLPAVATYLVTSGKDAGHPTWYLEGLWYPIGVAAVCLIIGLIYLKNKNNNIHD; translated from the coding sequence ATGAGCGAGCAGCATCACGATACTTACGAGAATATGACAGATAAGCAGAAAAACCGCACTATCTGGAGCGTAATCACCGCATCATCTCTCGGAACTTTGATAGAATGGTACGACTTCTATATTTTCGGAAGTTTAGCCGTTGTTTTGGCAACAAAATTTTTCCCAGCAGACAATCCTACAGCAGCCTTTTTATCTACATTGGCGACTTTTGCAGCAGGATTTGTAGTAAGGCCTTTCGGAGCTTTATTTTTTGGGAGATTGGGAGATATTATCGGAAGAAAATATACTTTTTTGGTCACTTTATTAATTATGGGACTCTCTACATTTCTAATTGGATGTATTCCCGGATATGAAACCATAGGGTATTTGGCGCCGGTTTTAGTTTTAATCTTAAGACTTTTACAAGGATTAGCCTTAGGTGGAGAATATGGTGGAGCTGCAACTTATGTAGCAGAATATTCACAACCACACCGAAGAGGTTACTGGACTTCTTGGATTCAAACCACTGCGACTGCGGGACTTTTCATCTCATTAATTGTTATTTTAATAACAAAAAATACCCTTTCCGCAGACGAGTTTGATTCTTGGGGATGGAGAGTTCCTTTCTGGATTTCAATTTTAATGGTAGGAGTTTCTTACTTCATCAGAAAAAACATGAAAGAATCACCGCTTTTTGCAAAGGCTAAAAGTGAAGGAAAAACTTCAAAAAATCCTTTAAAAGAAAGTTTCGGAAATAAATTCAATTTTAAATTTGTTTTATTGGCATTATTCGGTGCTGCAATGGGACAAGGGGTAATCTGGTACACAGGGCAGTTTTACGCTATGAGTTTCCTTCAAAAAGTAATGAATATCAATTCGATGCAGGTCGATTATTTAATGGCAACAGCTTTATTAATGGGAACACCTTTCTTTGTGTTTTTCGGTTGGCTATCTGATAAAATTGGTAGAAAAGCAATTATGATGACCGGAATGCTGGTTGCAATATTAGCCTATAGACCAATCTACGACGCAATGTACAAAAGCGTAAATATTGAAGCCAAAACCGTTGCAAGCGACGGCATCAAAGAAACAAGAACAGCAGTCATTCATAAAACAATTGCATCAGACAGTATAATTACTTTCCACAAAGAAACCGCTTTCACAGACGGAACTTTAATTAAAAAAGACAGTATTGTTCATTGGTCCGCAAAAGGTCCGGTAATGACAAACGGAAAAGCCGAGGAACCGAAAGTTTCCACAGCAATTACATTAAACGACGACACGAGATGGTATTTGGTATTCTTGGTATTTGTTCAGGTACTTTTTGTAACGATGGTTTATGGTCCTATTGCCGCATTTTTAGTTGAAATGTTCCCAGTCAGAATCCGTTATACATCGATGTCTTTACCTTATCACATTGGTAATGGGGTTTTTGGAGGTCTTCTTCCTGCAGTTGCCACTTATCTCGTAACTTCCGGAAAAGATGCAGGGCATCCAACTTGGTATCTCGAAGGACTTTGGTATCCGATAGGAGTTGCTGCAGTCTGCTTAATCATCGGATTGATTTATCTTAAAAACAAGAACAATAATATCCACGATTAA
- a CDS encoding response regulator transcription factor yields MKKILIADDEHKILMSLEYSFRKIGYEVFIARDGTEVLEFLKTLVPDVILLDIMMPNLDGYSTLEEIKKNKALNNTKVLFLSAKNNPKDIEKGLEMGADAYVTKPYSIKKLIQQIEEMFE; encoded by the coding sequence ATGAAGAAAATATTAATCGCTGATGACGAGCACAAAATATTAATGTCTCTGGAATACAGTTTCCGAAAAATCGGTTACGAAGTGTTTATTGCCCGAGACGGAACTGAAGTTTTAGAATTTTTAAAAACACTCGTTCCGGACGTTATATTATTAGATATCATGATGCCGAATCTTGACGGATACAGCACTTTAGAAGAAATTAAAAAAAATAAAGCATTAAACAACACTAAAGTTCTTTTTCTAAGCGCAAAAAACAATCCGAAAGATATAGAAAAAGGGTTAGAAATGGGTGCTGATGCCTATGTAACAAAACCCTACTCTATTAAAAAACTGATTCAACAGATTGAGGAAATGTTTGAATAG
- a CDS encoding porin, whose product MKKILSFIGLALISSSVYSQGSPDYGNGLKINLNPEGDKYVRFILWDQFWIRNTEMNPGSMVGGEPTDNTWNVGNRRARILAYAQVTKRYMILMHFGINNQTFINGGATGTTGTGGYGNGKKPQLFFHDAWNEYAVIMPGEAGKFSLTLGGGLHYYMGLSRMTMASTLNFLTLDSPVFSWPLIDNSDQFARQMGVFAKGKYGKFEYRMSLNKPFATDLTPPNTLIPGNQVAVDNNGNPNWSKAGYFEYQFLDTESNLLPFKVGSYLGTKKVFNVGAGFYHQAEGTRTSVNSNIEKHDITLLSIDAFADIPLGEAKNKMAVSAYAGYFNYNFGPNYVRNLGTMNIAANDPNFIGQRALAGPGNLQPMIGTGNVVYAQAGLLLPNQSEKPKIRIQPFAAYTYKDFEAFDKPSSQIDVGANWFLDGHHAKITTQYSTRPVYTSPTESPKSKGEFIVQLQIYL is encoded by the coding sequence ATGAAGAAAATATTAAGTTTTATTGGATTAGCTTTAATAAGCAGTTCTGTATATTCACAAGGCTCTCCTGATTATGGAAATGGTTTAAAAATAAACTTAAACCCTGAAGGAGATAAATATGTTAGATTTATTTTATGGGACCAGTTCTGGATTAGGAATACAGAAATGAATCCCGGAAGTATGGTTGGAGGCGAACCTACTGATAATACCTGGAATGTAGGAAACCGAAGAGCTCGTATTTTAGCATACGCTCAAGTTACCAAACGTTATATGATTTTAATGCATTTTGGAATCAACAATCAAACTTTCATTAATGGTGGCGCCACCGGAACCACGGGAACAGGCGGTTACGGAAACGGTAAAAAACCACAACTTTTCTTTCATGATGCTTGGAACGAATACGCTGTAATTATGCCAGGTGAGGCAGGAAAGTTCAGCTTAACTTTAGGAGGTGGACTTCATTACTACATGGGACTTTCTCGTATGACCATGGCTTCAACATTGAATTTCCTTACCTTAGATTCACCAGTTTTCAGTTGGCCTTTAATAGATAATTCAGACCAATTTGCAAGACAAATGGGAGTTTTCGCCAAAGGTAAATATGGTAAATTCGAATACCGAATGAGTTTAAATAAACCGTTCGCCACAGATTTAACTCCACCAAACACTTTAATCCCCGGCAATCAAGTCGCTGTTGACAATAATGGAAACCCGAACTGGTCTAAAGCAGGTTATTTTGAATACCAATTTTTAGATACCGAATCTAATCTTCTCCCTTTCAAAGTAGGTTCTTATTTGGGAACTAAAAAAGTTTTCAATGTTGGTGCTGGTTTTTATCACCAAGCAGAAGGAACAAGAACTTCGGTTAATTCCAATATCGAAAAGCACGACATTACTCTCCTTTCCATAGATGCTTTTGCTGATATTCCTTTAGGTGAAGCAAAAAACAAAATGGCAGTTTCAGCATATGCAGGATATTTCAATTATAATTTCGGACCGAATTATGTGAGAAATCTTGGAACCATGAATATCGCAGCAAATGACCCAAATTTTATAGGCCAGAGAGCTCTTGCTGGTCCTGGAAATCTTCAACCAATGATTGGAACCGGGAATGTGGTTTATGCACAAGCTGGTTTACTCCTTCCGAACCAATCAGAAAAACCAAAAATCAGAATTCAACCTTTTGCAGCGTATACGTATAAAGATTTTGAAGCATTCGACAAGCCATCATCCCAAATTGACGTGGGTGCTAACTGGTTTTTAGACGGACATCATGCTAAAATTACTACGCAATATTCTACAAGACCAGTGTACACAAGTCCCACTGAAAGCCCAAAGTCTAAAGGAGAATTTATTGTACAACTTCAGATTTATTTATAA
- a CDS encoding ATP-binding protein, translating into MSSFALFIVVLIYLALLFLVAHLAEKKKSKAWINNPYIYALSLAVYCTAWTYYGSIGVAATSGLNYLPIYIGPIMVIPAWIYINTRIVRISRVNKISSLADFISLRYGNSRNFSAIITLVCLFAIIPYIGLQIKAISETFHLVTETSVSKNILTDSATFVVVLIAIFSSYYGTKYVDASEKRLGIISAIALESFLKLFFIIILGLFVIYYAFDGFSDLYQKASKFSDFKAKNTFNGIEGAMNWMVLCMISGTAICILPRQFHTAIVENRQEKHIKTAIWFFPLYLLIFTIFIFPIAWGGRLIFQGQNVNPEFYSILIPQHFDNTLITVLVFLGGLSSCISMIIISAITLSIMLSNNLIIPYGLLGKFKAENEIQNTRNITNIRKFSIFGLIIVAFAFYKYFILKTSLDSVGLISFVIIAQLAPAFFGAIFWRRGSYKGAIIGLFAGLIICYFGLIIPQYYFSYNSELKGILRETYDVFQFFDISFLSKIPEIFFWSILVNTALFTILSVSMKGNYRERNFAELYVDIDKYIQNHENAFIWRGTAYVSDIKNILERFLGKKKTEQALRIFNIKYNIDSQTETADSRFIKFSENLLAGRIGTASAKILIEGVTKEDKISLKEVLNILEESKENITLNKKLTEKSEELKQLSSDLSLANETLIVKDRQKDDFLDSVAHELRTPITAIRSAGEILADDDDIPLDIKREFLNNIITESDRLSEIINDILYLDKLQHGEIALNIQQNNIIETYKKALNPILHLIQQKFIHVSEVDLLNNYLFEYDEARMIQLFQNILGNALKFTEEQGTIQTKFSEKDDFLIIKIFNTGKNIPEEDLEVIFDKFYQSKNQNIIKPIGSGLGLAISKRIVEAHNGTIKAENSGLGVTFTVTLTKKTPIDDTEPERIQQK; encoded by the coding sequence ATGAGTAGTTTTGCATTATTTATCGTTGTTTTAATCTACCTCGCACTTTTGTTCTTAGTTGCTCATTTGGCAGAGAAGAAAAAAAGTAAAGCCTGGATTAACAACCCTTACATTTATGCATTGTCTCTTGCCGTATATTGTACAGCATGGACGTATTATGGAAGTATAGGCGTTGCCGCAACAAGCGGTCTCAACTATTTACCGATTTACATTGGCCCAATCATGGTTATTCCGGCATGGATATACATCAACACGAGAATTGTAAGAATCTCAAGGGTTAATAAAATAAGCAGTTTAGCCGATTTTATTTCTTTACGGTATGGAAACAGCCGAAATTTCAGCGCCATTATTACATTAGTTTGCCTTTTTGCCATTATTCCTTATATCGGATTGCAAATAAAAGCGATTTCCGAAACTTTTCACTTAGTAACAGAAACTAGTGTTTCTAAAAATATTTTAACAGACAGCGCCACTTTTGTAGTTGTATTAATTGCTATTTTCTCATCTTACTACGGAACAAAATACGTAGATGCTTCCGAAAAAAGGTTAGGAATCATCTCCGCTATTGCGTTAGAAAGCTTTCTTAAACTATTTTTTATTATTATCTTAGGATTATTTGTTATCTATTATGCTTTTGACGGATTTTCAGACTTGTATCAAAAGGCGAGTAAATTTTCTGATTTTAAAGCAAAGAATACCTTCAACGGAATCGAAGGTGCAATGAACTGGATGGTTCTCTGCATGATTTCCGGAACAGCAATCTGCATTTTACCCAGACAATTTCACACCGCAATTGTCGAAAATAGACAGGAAAAACACATTAAAACAGCTATTTGGTTTTTCCCATTGTATCTTTTAATATTCACTATTTTTATTTTCCCGATTGCTTGGGGCGGAAGATTAATTTTCCAAGGACAAAACGTCAATCCTGAGTTCTACTCTATTTTAATTCCGCAACATTTTGACAATACTTTGATTACCGTTTTGGTGTTTTTAGGAGGCTTAAGTTCATGTATTTCAATGATTATCATTTCGGCAATCACGTTGTCAATCATGCTCTCCAACAACCTGATTATTCCTTACGGTTTATTGGGAAAATTCAAAGCTGAAAATGAAATTCAAAACACCAGAAACATCACCAATATTCGTAAATTTTCGATTTTCGGATTGATTATCGTTGCGTTTGCTTTTTATAAATATTTTATTTTAAAAACTTCACTGGATTCGGTTGGTTTAATTTCATTCGTGATTATCGCACAATTAGCTCCCGCTTTTTTTGGTGCTATATTTTGGCGAAGAGGAAGCTATAAAGGTGCAATTATCGGGCTTTTTGCTGGATTAATTATTTGTTATTTCGGATTGATTATTCCTCAATATTACTTTTCATACAACTCAGAATTAAAAGGTATTTTAAGAGAAACTTATGATGTATTCCAATTTTTTGATATTTCTTTTTTATCTAAAATCCCTGAAATATTCTTTTGGTCGATTTTAGTAAATACAGCTTTGTTTACGATACTTTCTGTAAGTATGAAAGGAAATTACCGTGAAAGAAATTTCGCTGAATTATACGTTGATATCGACAAGTACATTCAGAATCATGAAAATGCATTTATCTGGAGAGGAACAGCTTACGTTTCTGATATTAAAAACATTCTGGAAAGATTTTTAGGTAAAAAGAAGACCGAACAAGCCCTGCGGATTTTCAATATCAAATACAACATCGATTCTCAAACCGAAACTGCAGATTCAAGATTTATAAAATTCTCAGAAAACCTTTTGGCAGGAAGAATCGGAACCGCATCAGCAAAAATATTAATTGAAGGTGTTACTAAAGAAGATAAAATTTCGCTAAAAGAAGTCTTAAATATCCTTGAAGAATCTAAAGAAAACATTACTTTAAATAAAAAACTGACCGAAAAATCTGAAGAACTAAAGCAACTTTCAAGCGACTTGAGTTTAGCCAATGAAACTCTAATTGTAAAAGACCGTCAGAAAGATGATTTCCTAGATTCTGTTGCGCACGAATTAAGAACTCCAATCACGGCAATTCGCTCAGCAGGAGAAATTTTAGCCGATGATGACGATATTCCCTTAGATATCAAAAGAGAATTTTTAAACAATATCATCACAGAATCTGACCGTTTAAGCGAAATCATCAATGATATTTTGTATTTGGATAAACTTCAGCATGGAGAAATCGCTTTAAACATTCAGCAAAATAATATCATTGAAACCTATAAAAAGGCTTTAAACCCGATTTTACATTTAATTCAGCAAAAATTCATTCATGTAAGCGAAGTTGATTTACTCAATAATTATTTGTTTGAATATGACGAAGCGAGAATGATTCAGTTATTCCAGAACATTTTAGGAAATGCATTGAAATTCACCGAAGAACAAGGTACTATTCAAACTAAGTTTTCGGAAAAAGACGATTTTTTAATCATCAAAATATTCAATACCGGGAAAAATATTCCTGAAGAAGATTTAGAGGTAATTTTTGATAAATTTTATCAATCTAAAAATCAAAACATCATAAAACCAATCGGAAGCGGGCTTGGTCTTGCCATTTCCAAAAGAATCGTTGAAGCCCACAACGGAACCATAAAAGCGGAAAACAGCGGATTAGGAGTAACCTTTACCGTTACTTTAACTAAAAAAACTCCTATTGACGACACAGAACCCGAAAGGATTCAACAAAAATAA
- the tnpA gene encoding IS200/IS605 family transposase, producing MGTYRQIFYHIVFGTKYRKPTINEKNEAELYKYIWGILNNKKCKLYRINGMQDHIHILCDLHPNINLSSLVKDIKVASNLWMKESGLFDEFEGWQEGYGAFTISVREKEIIINYIKNQKEHHKKETFEDEFKRLLEENGIKFEGEII from the coding sequence ATGGGAACATACAGACAAATATTCTATCATATTGTTTTCGGAACAAAATATAGAAAACCAACAATTAATGAAAAGAACGAAGCAGAACTTTACAAATACATTTGGGGTATTTTAAACAATAAAAAATGTAAATTATACAGAATTAATGGGATGCAAGACCATATTCATATATTGTGTGACTTACATCCAAATATAAATCTCAGTAGTTTGGTGAAAGATATTAAAGTAGCATCAAACTTATGGATGAAAGAATCGGGATTATTTGATGAGTTCGAAGGGTGGCAAGAAGGCTATGGAGCATTTACAATTTCTGTAAGAGAAAAGGAAATTATTATCAATTATATTAAAAATCAAAAAGAACATCATAAAAAAGAAACGTTTGAAGATGAATTTAAAAGGCTATTAGAAGAAAACGGGATTAAATTTGAAGGAGAAATTATTTAA
- a CDS encoding DUF6814 family protein, translated as MNGLKKILGIVWILVAIIVAYFGITVMGVPKITSGKQEDLVFGIIILFVLVPIVTGGMAIFGYYSLIGEYSDEKQ; from the coding sequence ATGAACGGATTAAAAAAAATATTAGGCATTGTATGGATTTTGGTTGCCATAATCGTCGCATACTTTGGAATAACAGTAATGGGAGTTCCTAAAATCACTTCAGGGAAACAGGAAGACCTTGTATTTGGTATCATCATACTTTTCGTATTGGTGCCGATTGTAACAGGCGGAATGGCAATCTTCGGATATTATTCTTTAATAGGAGAATATTCTGACGAGAAACAATAA